A window of the Gossypium hirsutum isolate 1008001.06 chromosome A03, Gossypium_hirsutum_v2.1, whole genome shotgun sequence genome harbors these coding sequences:
- the LOC107963892 gene encoding cytokinin riboside 5'-monophosphate phosphoribohydrolase LOG1, which yields MERDMEMKQSKFKRICVFCGSSPGKKNSYREAAIDLGRELVSRNIDLVYGGGSIGLMGLISQAVFDGGRHVIGVIPKTLMPREITGETVGEVKAVSDMHQRKAEMARQSDAFIALPGGYGTLEELLEVITWAQLGIHDKPVGLLNVDGYYNSLLSFIDKAVEEGFISPNARHIILSAPTAQDLVKYMEEYEPQHERVAPKLNWEMEQLGYPAKYEVSR from the exons atggagagAGATATGGAAATGAAACaatcaaaattcaaaagaatCTGTGTGTTTTGTGGGAGTAGCCCTGGTAAGAAGAACAGCTATAGAGAAGCTGCTATTGATCTTGGCAGGGAATTG GTTTCAAGGAATATTGATCTGGTCTATGGAGGGGGCAGTATTGGATTAATGGGGCTGATTTCTCAAGCAGTTTTTGATGGTGGCCGCCATGTAATTGG AGTGATTCCCAAGACACTCATGCCTAGAGAG ATAACTGGTGAGACAGTCGGGGAAGTTAAGGCAGTTTCAGACATGCACCAAAGGAAGGCAGAGATGGCTAGACAATCTGATGCTTTCATTGCCTTACCTG GTGGCTATGGAACTCTTGAAGAACTTCTTGAAGTCATAACCTGGGCTCAACTTGGAATCCATGATAAACCA GTGGGATTGTTGAATGTGGATGGATATTACAATTCATTGTTGTCTTTTATTGACAAAGCGGTGGAAGAAGGTTTCATTTCTCCAAATGCACGCCATATCATTCTATCTGCTCCCACTGCTCAAGACTTGGTCAAATACATGGAg GAATATGAACCACAACATGAAAGAGTGGCTCCAAAGCTAAATTGGGAGATGGAACAGTTAGGGTACCCTGCAAAATATGAAGTCTCCAGGTGA
- the LOC107963891 gene encoding uncharacterized protein, producing MGFVRNLNMRSTDFLDGMLGDYVGRKAKVKAPKTSSTRLVTALTCLQFAFAVYATFLLYYMSPAVDLRTKPDFTWITRNMKQLITTPHVLGRYQDAALSLVGAEVAPITPSEVCEHEKIDFMQKKSNNARMIKLKRELYDEILDFQSKTIGTETLAELMAMRSKWDMRGPNRPRVTVLLNHFKRKTLCSQLDSLLQQTLPFHHVWVLSFGSPNEQSLKRIVDSYNDSRISFISSSYDFKYYGRFQMALQTEADLVYVLDDDMIPGKKMLQILSHVAGTEKYKNSVLGSIGRILPFRQKDFTFPSYRKFGSKEAGLYLPDPAYDITIDKIVQVDFLSSSWFLSAELVKSLFIETPFTFMTGEDLHLSYQLQKYRNAGSFVLPVDPTDKETWGDSEHRLAYVSETTVIFKDIVQVRDDQWWRALTTGYVTQWAAMYAQKIDALFYAHSVDEVKVLTPLLEKFRSTFGKKAYIVVSGDGFCSCEDAAAALNWPKQVCKERRFKIFDLQIGAISGTSNSEVPVLQVVYSSMKGLIKIHNPSVVITLADADSNVKKALKMASETNANGTALVLLPKPSVSKVLWMPDLRSTALPYWNRMRISINIITQNRAESLTRLLKSLSDAYYVGDEVPISFNMDSKVDEATIKLVDSFEWPHGPKTLRRRIIQGGLIRAVSESWYPTSDDDYGLLLEDDIEVSPYYYLWIKYALLAYHYDPQISLPELSSISLYTPRLVEVVKERPKWNPTEFFKRIHPNTPYLHQLPCSWGAVFFPKLWREFYVYMNMRFTEDAKANPVQIPKSRTNGWQASWKKFLIDMMYLRGYVSLYPNFPNQSSFSTNHMEPGAHISAKDNVVRHDKTDFEVPLLMEDFRPLLPNAKLPPASKLPSLNLFNQPVSLKGLKMAGAKLGQDVLRCDNATEIVTVHHMTGLPLQCSKIV from the exons ATGGGATTTGTTCGGAATTTGAATATGAGAAGTACCGATTTCTTGGACGGAATGCTCGGTGACTACGTCGGGAGAAAAGCTAAGGTGAAGGCCCCGAAAACCAGCTCAACTCGGCTCGTCACGGCCCTCACCTGCCTGCAATTCGCATTCGCAGTGTACGCAACGTTCCTTTTGTATTACATGAGTCCCGCGGTTGATTTGAGGACGAAACCGGACTTTACTTGGATCACGAGGAACATGAAGCAGTTGATCACAACCCCACATGTTCTCGGCAGGTACCAAGACGCCGCCTTGTCACTTGTTGGAGCTGAAGTTGCTCCGATTACTCCTTCCGAAGTTTGTGAGCACGAGAAGATCGATTTCATGCAGAAGAAGTCCAATAATGCTCGAATGATCAAGCTGAAGAGGGAGTTGTACGATGAGATACTGGATTTCCAGAGCAAGACCATTGGCACCGAAACTCTAGCCGAGCTAATGGCAATGAGATCGAAATGGGACATGCGTGGTCCGAACCGACCGAGAGTTACAGTGCTGTTGAACCATTTCAAGAGGAAAACACTATGTTCCCAGCTCGATTCCTTGCTTCAACAGACCCTTCCGTTCCATCACGTGTGGGTACTTTCATTCGGGAGCCCGAATGAGCAGTCCCTAAAACGAATCGTTGACAGCTACAATGATTCGAGGATCAGCTTCATCAGTTCGAGCTATGATTTCAAGTACTACGGAAGGTTCCAAATGGCCTTACAAACCGAAGCCGACCTCGTTTACGTACTCGACGATGACATGATCCCGGGAAAGAAAATGCTGCAGATCTTATCCCATGTAGCCGGGACCGAAAAGTACAAGAACTCTGTTTTGGGCAGCATAGGAAGGATCTTGCCATTCAGGCAAAAGGATTTTACATTCCCAAGCTATAGGAAGTTCGGATCCAAAGAGGCCGGGCTTTACTTGCCTGACCCCGCCTACGACATCACCATCGACAAGATCGTGCAGGTCGATTTCCTGTCGAGCTCCTGGTTCTTATCTGCTGAACTTGTCAAGTCACTCTTCATTGAAACTCCTTTCACTTTCATGACTGGTGAAGATCTTCACCTTAG CTATCAGCTTCAAAAATACAGAAATGCAGGGTCATTTGTACTTCCAGTTGACCCAACTGACAAAGAAACATGGGGTGACAGTGAACATAGGCTTGCATATGTCTCAGAAACCACTGTGATCTTCAAGGACATTGTTCAAGTAAGAGATGATCAATGGTGGAGGGCATTAACAACTGGTTATGTAACTCAATGGGCTGCGATGTACGCTCAAAAGATAGATGCTCTCTTTTACGCTCACTCGGTTGACGAGGTCAAGGTGCTGACGCCGTTGCTCGAGAAGTTCCGATCCACTTTCGGCAAGAAGGCTTACATTGTGGTCTCTGGGGATGGTTTCTGCAGTTGTGAAGATGCTGCCGCAGCTCTCAACTGGCCTAAGCAGGTTTGCAAAGAGAGAAGGTTCAAGATTTTCGATTTGCAAATCGGGGCGATCTCAGGGACGTCGAACTCCGAGGTCCCGGTCCTGCAAGTGGTGTACTCTAGCATGAAAGGGTTGATCAAGATCCATAACCCCAGTGTGGTGATCACATTGGCAGACGCCGATTCGAACGTGAAGAAAGCTCTGAAGATGGCGTCTGAAACAAATGCAAACGGTACCGCACTTGTGCTTTTACCTAAACCTTCGGTCTCAAAGGTTCTATGGATGCCCGATCTAAGATCAACTGCATTACCAT ATTGGAATCGGATGAGGATCTCGATCAACATAATTACACAAAACCGGGCCGAATCGTTAACGAGGCTTCTTAAATCTCTAAGTGATGCATATTATGTTGGAGATGAGGTTCCTATTAGTTTCAACATGGATAGCAAAGTCGATGAGGCTACCATTAAACTAGTGGATTCATTTGAGTGGCCTCATGGCCCTAAAACCTTAAGAAGGAGGATCATTCAAGGGGGCCTAATTCGAGCAGTTAGTGAGAGTTGGTACCCCACTTCTGACGACGACTACGGCTTACTCCTTGAGGATGATATTGAAGTCTCGCCGTACTATTACCTATGGATCAAATACGCTCTCTTAGCCTATCATTATGACCCTCAAATATCCCTCCCTGAGCTGTCGTCAATCTCTCTTTACACTCCTCGGTTAGTCGAAGTCGTTAAAGAAAGGCCGAAATGGAATCCGACCGAGTTCTTCAAACGCATTCACCCCAACACACCGTACCTTCATCAGCTACCGTGCAGTTGGGGTGCAGTTTTCTTCCCGAAGCTTTGGAGAGAATTCTATGTTTACATGAACATGAGGTTCACTGAAGATGCCAAAGCAAACCCAGTTCAAATCCCAAAATCCAGAACCAATGGATGGCAAGCTTCATGGAAGAAGTTCCTCATCGACATGATGTATCTCCGAGGATACGTGAGCCTCTACCCGAATTTCCCGAACCAGTCAAGCTTTTCGACGAACCACATGGAACCCGGGGCTCATATAAGTGCAAAGGACAACGTTGTTAGGCATGACAAAACAGATTTTGAGGTCCCTTTGTTGATGGAAGATTTTAGGCCATTGTTGCCTAATGCAAAATTGCCACCAGCTTCTAAGCTGCCATCACTTAACCTTTTCAACCAACCTGTTTCATTGAAAGGGCTGAAAATGGCCGGAGCCAAGCTCGGTCAGGACGTTTTACGGTGCGATAATGCGACCGAGATCGTGACGGTCCATCACATGACTGGTCTGCCTCTGCAATGCTCAAAGATCGTTTAA